A part of Corynebacterium afermentans subsp. lipophilum genomic DNA contains:
- a CDS encoding S1 family peptidase, producing MRRSSAARLLTAAFLIATSATIGSPAAHAQQAEAPVGDVLNYVWRTDPVSKVLAGKPMADKVLHRVPGSFFDAPRTPAESDEAMRRGRALYGPSTPLYVGSEPGKEVMCTTTAAGYNDRGEKIAVTAGHCGNVGDAVRSADSWQLGRTGTITHVNRELDYAVITLADNTEVTRSYNGVTVNHLGGAPVKPGGVVCKTGVASGTTCGFTYTDWEQRNTNQVCAMQGDSGAPLMVGDRVIGMINGGIWGPPFNVACRTPLQGPLHAPTGALRMDAVLGDIPGGFRLP from the coding sequence ATGCGCCGTTCGTCCGCCGCCCGCCTGCTTACCGCCGCGTTTCTGATTGCCACCTCGGCGACTATCGGCAGCCCCGCGGCGCACGCCCAGCAGGCGGAGGCGCCGGTGGGCGACGTGCTCAACTACGTTTGGCGCACCGACCCGGTGTCGAAGGTGCTCGCCGGAAAGCCCATGGCGGACAAGGTCCTGCACCGCGTCCCCGGCTCCTTTTTCGACGCCCCGCGCACCCCGGCCGAATCCGATGAAGCGATGCGACGCGGCCGCGCTCTGTACGGACCGAGCACCCCGCTGTATGTCGGCTCCGAGCCCGGCAAGGAAGTCATGTGCACCACCACGGCGGCCGGCTACAACGACCGCGGCGAGAAAATCGCCGTTACCGCCGGCCACTGCGGCAACGTCGGCGACGCGGTGCGCTCCGCGGACTCCTGGCAGCTCGGCCGCACCGGCACGATCACACACGTCAACCGCGAGCTGGACTACGCCGTGATCACGCTCGCCGACAACACCGAGGTCACCCGTTCCTACAACGGCGTGACCGTCAACCACCTGGGCGGCGCACCGGTGAAGCCGGGCGGCGTGGTGTGCAAGACCGGCGTGGCCTCCGGCACCACCTGCGGTTTCACCTATACCGATTGGGAACAGCGCAACACCAACCAGGTCTGCGCCATGCAGGGCGACTCTGGCGCGCCGCTGATGGTGGGCGACCGCGTGATCGGCATGATCAACGGCGGCATCTGGGGCCCGCCGTTCAACGTGGCTTGCCGCACCCCGCTGCAGGGGCCGCTGCACGCGCCGACGGGTGCGCTGCGCATGGACGCCGTGCTCGGCGACATCCCGGGCGGCTTCCGCCTGCCGTAG
- a CDS encoding inositol monophosphatase family protein has translation MTDTQQFISDHRNDSDAELAAALVRHAGQLALRMRGQGLDAEVKTSVSDVVTEADRTAERFVAEALQALRGDDGVIGEEGASRPSATGRTWVIDPVDGTYNFSQGSDYFCSALALTDDNSAHTPAIGAVHRPATDTTWIAANGVATRDGVELRGLAESSLGESAVVTYLHPTFMADDDVREAWLRVVSGAATMRMMGAGSVDLSNLASGQMGAWLQHTVPDWDWLPGKALVEAVGGRCTKVEAGGVTWCVAGNSRIVDEIAERLRG, from the coding sequence GTGACCGATACGCAGCAGTTTATTTCCGACCACCGCAACGATTCCGACGCCGAGCTCGCAGCCGCGCTCGTGCGCCACGCCGGCCAGCTGGCGCTGCGCATGCGCGGCCAGGGCTTGGACGCTGAGGTGAAAACCTCTGTCTCCGACGTGGTCACGGAAGCCGACCGCACCGCCGAGCGCTTCGTGGCCGAGGCGCTTCAAGCGCTGCGCGGCGACGACGGCGTGATCGGCGAGGAGGGCGCTTCCCGCCCGTCCGCCACCGGCCGCACGTGGGTGATCGACCCGGTGGACGGCACCTACAACTTCTCCCAGGGCTCGGACTACTTCTGCTCGGCGCTCGCGCTTACCGACGACAACTCCGCCCACACCCCCGCCATCGGCGCCGTGCACCGCCCCGCCACGGACACCACGTGGATCGCGGCGAACGGCGTGGCCACGCGCGACGGGGTGGAGCTTCGGGGGTTGGCGGAGTCGTCGCTAGGTGAAAGCGCTGTGGTGACCTACCTGCACCCCACCTTCATGGCCGACGACGATGTGCGCGAGGCGTGGCTGCGCGTGGTGTCGGGGGCGGCGACGATGCGCATGATGGGTGCGGGGTCCGTGGACCTGTCGAATCTCGCGTCCGGGCAGATGGGCGCGTGGCTGCAGCACACCGTGCCGGACTGGGATTGGTTGCCGGGCAAGGCGCTGGTCGAGGCCGTTGGCGGCCGATGCACGAAGGTCGAAGCCGGTGGCGTGACCTGGTGCGTTGCCGGTAACTCGCGGATCGTGGACGAGATCGCCGAGCGCCTGCGCGGCTAG
- the thiC gene encoding phosphomethylpyrimidine synthase ThiC, which yields MVHDIYAHEIHPKHSYAPIVKDGLEVPETAIQLDDSPTGPNEPFKIYRTCGPHAEPEVGLPSLRGEWITARGDVEEYAGRERNLLDDGRAAVKRGAASEEWRGESRTPLRAKDGQRVTQMAYARRGEITREMEFVALREHCDVEKVREEVAAGRAIIPNNINHPESEPMIIGNAFLTKINANIGNSAVTSSIREEVDKLRWATRWGADTVMDLSTGDDIHATREWILRNSPVPIGTVPIYQALEKVGGVAEDLTWEIFRDTVIEQCEQGVDYMTVHAGVRLPYVPLTSKRVTGIVSRGGSIMAGWCLAHHKESFLYENFDELCEIFAQYDVAFSLGDGLRPGSVADANDAAQFAELKTIGELCKRAWDYDVQVMIEGPGHVPLNMIQVNNDKEEQWCGGAPFYTLGPLVTDIAPGYDHITSAIGAANIAAGGTAMLCYVTPKEHLGLPNRDDVKTGVITYKVAAHAADVAKGHPGARDWDDAMSKARFEFRWHDQFALSLDPETAQSYHDETLPAEPAKTAHFCSMCGPKFCSMRISQDIRDEFGDQIADLGMPSFDFDADSAAASSDAREGEQEMAREFRDLGSNVYLKEGEESPTAP from the coding sequence GTGGTTCACGACATCTATGCCCATGAAATCCACCCGAAGCACTCCTACGCCCCGATTGTGAAAGACGGGCTGGAGGTTCCGGAGACTGCGATCCAGCTGGATGATTCCCCCACCGGGCCGAACGAGCCGTTCAAGATCTACCGCACCTGCGGCCCGCACGCGGAGCCGGAGGTGGGCCTGCCCAGCCTGCGCGGCGAGTGGATCACCGCCCGCGGCGATGTGGAGGAATACGCAGGCCGCGAGCGCAATTTGCTTGACGACGGCCGCGCGGCCGTCAAACGCGGCGCCGCCAGCGAGGAGTGGCGTGGCGAGTCCCGCACACCGCTGCGGGCCAAGGACGGCCAGCGCGTGACCCAGATGGCGTACGCGCGCCGCGGGGAAATCACCCGCGAGATGGAGTTCGTGGCGCTGCGCGAGCACTGCGACGTGGAGAAAGTGCGCGAAGAGGTCGCCGCGGGGCGTGCGATCATCCCGAACAACATCAACCACCCGGAAAGCGAGCCGATGATCATCGGCAACGCGTTTTTGACCAAGATCAACGCCAACATCGGCAACTCCGCGGTGACCTCCTCCATCCGCGAGGAGGTGGACAAGCTGCGCTGGGCCACCCGCTGGGGCGCCGACACCGTGATGGACCTGTCCACCGGCGACGACATCCACGCCACCCGCGAGTGGATCCTGCGCAACTCCCCGGTGCCCATCGGCACCGTGCCGATCTACCAGGCGCTGGAGAAGGTGGGCGGCGTCGCAGAGGACCTGACCTGGGAGATCTTCCGCGACACCGTGATCGAGCAGTGCGAGCAGGGCGTGGACTACATGACCGTGCACGCCGGCGTGCGCCTGCCGTACGTGCCGCTGACCTCCAAGCGCGTCACCGGCATCGTCTCCCGCGGCGGCTCGATCATGGCCGGCTGGTGCCTGGCCCACCACAAGGAGTCCTTCCTGTACGAGAACTTCGACGAACTGTGCGAGATCTTCGCCCAGTACGACGTCGCATTCTCGCTTGGCGACGGCCTGCGCCCCGGCTCCGTGGCCGACGCCAACGACGCCGCCCAGTTCGCCGAACTGAAAACCATCGGCGAGCTGTGCAAGCGCGCCTGGGACTACGACGTGCAGGTGATGATCGAAGGCCCCGGCCACGTGCCGCTGAACATGATCCAGGTGAACAACGACAAGGAAGAGCAGTGGTGCGGCGGCGCGCCCTTCTACACGCTCGGCCCCCTGGTCACCGACATCGCGCCAGGCTACGACCACATCACCTCCGCCATCGGCGCGGCCAACATCGCGGCCGGCGGCACGGCGATGCTGTGCTACGTCACCCCGAAGGAGCACCTGGGCCTGCCCAACCGCGACGACGTGAAAACCGGCGTGATCACCTACAAGGTCGCCGCCCACGCAGCCGATGTGGCCAAGGGCCACCCCGGCGCGCGCGACTGGGACGACGCGATGAGCAAGGCCCGCTTCGAGTTCCGCTGGCACGACCAGTTCGCCCTGTCCCTGGACCCGGAGACGGCGCAGTCCTACCACGACGAGACGCTGCCGGCGGAGCCCGCGAAGACGGCGCACTTCTGCTCGATGTGCGGCCCGAAGTTCTGCTCCATGCGCATCTCGCAGGACATCCGCGACGAGTTCGGCGACCAGATCGCGGACCTCGGCATGCCGTCGTTCGACTTCGACGCCGACTCCGCGGCCGCATCTTCCGACGCGCGCGAGGGCGAGCAAGAGATGGCGCGCGAATTCCGCGACTTGGGCTCGAACGTGTACCTCAAGGAGGGCGAGGAGTCCCCGACTGCGCCATAA
- the prfB gene encoding peptide chain release factor 2 — MQPETQTRIKDLSSTLSTIEKVMDLDVLRERARELEAQAGDPSLWDDPAHAQKVTTELSNVQARLKKVASLRSRIDDLPVMYELAEEEGDASMADEELADVAAQIDSLEVQTMLSGEYDAREAVVHIRSGAGGVDAADWAEMLLRMYTRWAEKAGHKVDVYDISYAEEAGIKSATFVVHGEYLYGQLSVEQGAHRLVRISPFDNQARRQTSFAEVEVLPVVEQTDHIDIPDSDIRVDVYRSSGPGGQSVNTTDSAVRITHIPTGIVVTCQNEKSQIQNKASALNVLQSKLLEKKRQEEKAEMDALGAGGNASWGNQMRSYVLHPYQMVKDLRTDFEVGDPQKVLDGDIDGFLEAGIRWRMAQQQEA, encoded by the coding sequence ATGCAGCCGGAAACTCAGACGCGGATCAAGGACTTAAGCTCCACACTTTCCACCATTGAGAAGGTGATGGACCTGGACGTCCTGCGCGAGCGCGCCCGCGAGCTGGAGGCGCAAGCCGGGGACCCGTCGCTTTGGGACGATCCAGCGCACGCACAAAAGGTCACCACCGAGCTGTCCAATGTGCAGGCGCGCTTAAAGAAGGTCGCCTCGCTTCGCTCGCGTATCGACGACCTGCCGGTGATGTACGAACTCGCCGAAGAAGAAGGCGACGCATCCATGGCCGACGAGGAGCTGGCAGACGTCGCCGCGCAGATTGATTCGCTGGAGGTGCAGACCATGCTCTCCGGCGAGTACGACGCCCGCGAAGCCGTGGTGCACATTCGCTCCGGCGCCGGCGGCGTGGACGCGGCGGACTGGGCGGAGATGCTCCTGCGCATGTACACCCGCTGGGCCGAAAAGGCAGGCCACAAGGTGGACGTATACGACATCTCCTATGCGGAGGAAGCCGGCATCAAGTCCGCCACCTTCGTCGTGCACGGCGAGTACCTCTACGGCCAGCTGTCGGTGGAGCAGGGCGCGCACCGGCTCGTGCGCATCTCGCCCTTTGACAACCAGGCGCGCCGCCAGACCTCATTCGCCGAGGTGGAGGTGCTGCCGGTGGTGGAGCAGACCGACCACATCGACATCCCGGACTCCGACATCCGCGTCGATGTCTACCGCTCCTCCGGCCCCGGCGGGCAGAGCGTGAACACCACCGACTCCGCAGTGCGCATCACCCACATCCCAACCGGCATTGTGGTGACCTGCCAGAACGAGAAGTCCCAGATCCAGAACAAGGCTTCGGCGCTCAACGTCTTGCAGTCCAAGCTGTTGGAGAAGAAGCGCCAGGAGGAAAAGGCCGAAATGGATGCCCTCGGTGCCGGCGGCAACGCCAGCTGGGGCAACCAAATGCGCTCGTATGTGCTGCACCCGTACCAGATGGTCAAGGACCTGCGCACCGACTTTGAGGTCGGCGACCCGCAGAAGGTCCTCGACGGCGACATCGACGGGTTCTTAGAGGCCGGCATCCGCTGGCGCATGGCGCAGCAGCAGGAGGCGTAA
- a CDS encoding MFS transporter, which yields MGTTHIAAERPADKKSLGASLIGQLLEWFEWSSYAVFAPFIAAAFFDKSDPTSALLATFGVFAVGFLVRPLGGIIFGRIADRVGRKNVLMMTIIIMALSAVVIGVMPTYEQIGIWASVILLLVRVIQGFAHGGESATANSYIPEIAPRDRRGKWGSMVYMSIFGGSVIAYTLGGIISLVLSDEQIGAWGWRIPFWLGAAAAFVALYLRRHMQESEHFNEIQEGGAESYDDLSATRPQTPVRSNWMNILLVIGMVSGVTAAHYTWTSYVSTYAITHAGMSTQGAYWVSVFAQTCGLIALPLWGALSDRIGRKPVMYTFAISVGLLQIPLMGMIDSRPWTMLVAATVAVVAVAAGGALLAPVMAEVFPTSQRTSSIGFAYSLSVAVFGGTAPYIFQWFTSHDLTHISGIYVVVLCVLTLISMKILPETKGIDLRDA from the coding sequence ATGGGCACGACCCATATCGCGGCCGAACGCCCGGCCGACAAAAAGTCCCTCGGCGCCAGCCTCATCGGCCAGCTGCTCGAATGGTTCGAGTGGAGCTCCTACGCCGTCTTCGCCCCGTTTATCGCGGCAGCCTTCTTCGACAAATCCGACCCCACCTCGGCACTGTTGGCCACCTTCGGCGTCTTTGCTGTCGGCTTCCTAGTCCGCCCGCTGGGCGGCATCATCTTCGGCCGCATCGCAGACCGCGTGGGCCGGAAGAACGTGCTGATGATGACGATCATCATCATGGCGCTGTCCGCCGTGGTCATCGGGGTTATGCCCACCTACGAGCAGATCGGCATCTGGGCCTCCGTCATCCTGCTGCTGGTGCGCGTGATCCAGGGCTTCGCCCACGGCGGCGAATCAGCCACGGCCAACAGCTACATCCCGGAGATCGCCCCGCGCGACCGCCGCGGCAAGTGGGGCTCCATGGTCTACATGTCTATCTTCGGCGGCTCAGTGATCGCCTACACCCTCGGCGGCATCATTTCGCTTGTGCTTAGCGACGAGCAGATCGGCGCGTGGGGCTGGCGCATCCCGTTCTGGCTGGGCGCCGCTGCCGCGTTCGTGGCCCTGTACCTGCGCCGCCACATGCAGGAGTCCGAGCACTTCAACGAGATCCAGGAAGGCGGTGCCGAGTCCTACGACGACCTTTCGGCCACCCGCCCGCAGACCCCGGTCCGCTCCAACTGGATGAACATCCTGCTGGTCATCGGCATGGTCTCCGGTGTGACCGCCGCGCACTACACCTGGACGTCCTACGTCTCCACCTACGCCATCACCCACGCCGGCATGTCCACTCAGGGCGCGTACTGGGTATCCGTGTTCGCGCAGACCTGCGGCCTGATCGCCCTCCCGCTGTGGGGTGCGCTGTCTGACCGCATCGGCCGTAAACCCGTGATGTACACCTTCGCCATCTCGGTGGGCCTGCTACAGATCCCGCTGATGGGCATGATCGATTCCCGCCCGTGGACCATGCTCGTCGCCGCCACCGTCGCGGTGGTGGCGGTTGCAGCCGGCGGCGCGCTGCTGGCCCCGGTGATGGCGGAGGTCTTCCCCACCTCCCAGCGCACCAGCAGCATCGGCTTCGCCTACTCCCTGTCCGTGGCCGTCTTCGGCGGCACCGCACCGTACATTTTCCAGTGGTTCACGTCCCACGACCTCACGCACATTTCGGGTATCTACGTTGTGGTGCTGTGCGTGCTCACCCTGATCAGCATGAAGATCCTTCCGGAGACGAAGGGCATCGATCTCCGCGATGCCTAA
- a CDS encoding pyruvate carboxylase subunit B, whose translation MALSPEELSTESLAEIFAAGGRPADSEREIKIIDTTLRDAHQSIWATRMRTEHIMDLLDDVTNAGFEHVDLVAPIQFDVPVRYLREDPWERVRKVHEAAPNTKFRSMVRSRNLASFDFLPDDVIHAWVERLYANGFRVIGAFDGLNDIDNIADTLILAKELGAETYGCLSYCLSPVHTDQLYIDKAQELVECTDVDRIMLKDAGGLLTPDRMKTLIPAIRSAIGNDLPLEVHTHSLTGLSPLTYIYAAELGVDSIHTSIAPLANGQGQPATQALARDLRALGYTVNIDDERVDNASQKLQEIADREDKPVGKPRAFDGVHYMHQLPGGMLTNFESQLATAGLSDRFEDLLYETARVREELAYPIMITPFAQFVGTQAVMNVISGERYSVVPNEIKKYALGHYGEPLAPIDPDALEKIKANGSSEIEEGRPELEPRLPGLKEQYPDDDIDTLLLRANIPGNNVDEMRRFVAEGRAGQGEGVPGGELTKLVQKIYETTTSGEFRLKTDDLEINLTKKGEQ comes from the coding sequence ATGGCACTTAGCCCAGAAGAGCTGAGCACAGAGAGCCTCGCTGAAATCTTCGCCGCGGGTGGTCGACCGGCGGACAGTGAGCGAGAAATCAAGATCATCGACACCACGCTGCGCGACGCGCACCAGTCCATCTGGGCGACCCGCATGCGCACCGAGCACATCATGGACCTGCTCGACGACGTGACCAACGCTGGCTTTGAGCATGTTGACCTGGTCGCTCCGATTCAGTTCGACGTGCCGGTGCGCTACCTCAGGGAGGACCCCTGGGAGCGCGTGCGCAAGGTGCACGAGGCCGCACCGAACACGAAGTTCCGCTCCATGGTCCGTTCCCGCAACCTCGCGTCCTTCGACTTTCTGCCTGACGACGTCATCCACGCGTGGGTTGAGCGCCTCTACGCCAACGGCTTCCGCGTCATCGGCGCTTTCGACGGCCTCAACGACATCGACAACATCGCTGACACCCTCATCCTGGCCAAGGAGCTCGGCGCCGAGACCTACGGCTGCCTGTCCTACTGCCTGTCGCCGGTGCACACCGACCAGCTCTACATCGACAAGGCCCAAGAGCTCGTCGAGTGCACCGACGTGGACCGCATCATGCTCAAGGACGCCGGCGGCCTGCTCACCCCGGACCGCATGAAGACGCTGATCCCGGCTATCCGCAGCGCCATCGGCAACGACCTTCCGCTGGAGGTCCACACCCACTCGTTGACCGGCCTGTCCCCGCTGACTTACATCTACGCTGCAGAACTCGGTGTGGACTCCATCCACACCTCCATCGCCCCGCTCGCCAACGGCCAGGGCCAGCCCGCCACCCAGGCGCTCGCCCGCGACCTGCGCGCGCTGGGCTACACCGTCAACATCGACGACGAGCGTGTGGACAACGCCAGCCAGAAGCTCCAGGAAATCGCGGACCGCGAGGACAAGCCGGTGGGCAAGCCCCGCGCGTTCGACGGCGTGCACTACATGCACCAGCTGCCGGGAGGCATGCTCACCAACTTCGAATCCCAGCTCGCCACCGCCGGCCTGTCGGACCGCTTCGAAGACCTGCTCTACGAAACCGCACGCGTGCGCGAGGAGCTGGCGTACCCGATCATGATCACCCCGTTCGCCCAGTTCGTGGGCACCCAGGCTGTGATGAACGTGATCTCCGGCGAGCGCTACTCCGTGGTGCCTAACGAGATTAAAAAGTACGCGCTCGGCCACTACGGCGAGCCGCTCGCGCCGATCGACCCGGACGCGCTGGAAAAGATCAAGGCCAACGGCTCCTCCGAAATCGAGGAGGGCCGCCCGGAGCTCGAGCCGCGCCTGCCGGGCCTGAAGGAGCAGTACCCGGACGACGACATCGACACGCTGCTGCTGCGCGCCAACATCCCGGGCAACAACGTCGACGAGATGCGTCGCTTCGTCGCCGAAGGCCGCGCGGGCCAAGGCGAAGGGGTGCCGGGCGGCGAGCTAACCAAGCTCGTGCAGAAGATCTACGAGACCACCACCTCCGGCGAATTCCGACTGAAGACCGACGACCTCGAAATCAACCTGACCAAAAAAGGAGAGCAGTAA
- the accB gene encoding acetyl-CoA carboxylase biotin carboxyl carrier protein, with the protein MSDTTNFNELKSLLEWVNQSGDIEELSIKYGDIELALSKTPGGLSHLKAAPAAAPAAPAPAAPEAPKAEAPAPAPAEAETPAPAPKEEAPKPQAAPASSGNGVEVKSPMVGTFYAAPKPGADPFVKVGDTVEVGQVLCIVEVMKLMNNIEAKTAGTVTEILVDNEDAVEHGQTLMVIEPK; encoded by the coding sequence ATGTCTGACACCACCAACTTCAACGAACTGAAGTCCCTGCTTGAGTGGGTGAACCAGTCCGGCGACATCGAAGAGCTGAGCATCAAGTACGGCGACATCGAACTCGCCCTGTCCAAGACCCCGGGCGGGTTGAGCCACCTCAAGGCGGCCCCGGCGGCCGCACCGGCCGCACCGGCTCCGGCGGCTCCGGAAGCACCGAAGGCTGAAGCTCCGGCACCGGCGCCTGCGGAGGCTGAGACACCGGCACCGGCGCCGAAGGAAGAGGCTCCGAAGCCGCAGGCTGCTCCGGCAAGCTCCGGCAACGGCGTGGAGGTCAAGTCCCCGATGGTGGGCACCTTCTACGCCGCCCCGAAGCCGGGTGCGGATCCGTTTGTGAAGGTCGGCGACACCGTCGAGGTCGGCCAGGTGCTGTGCATCGTCGAAGTGATGAAGCTGATGAACAACATCGAAGCGAAGACCGCCGGCACCGTCACCGAGATCCTCGTGGACAACGAGGACGCCGTCGAGCACGGCCAGACGCTGATGGTCATCGAGCCGAAGTAG
- the accC gene encoding acetyl-CoA carboxylase biotin carboxylase subunit — MAESEKLLDSVLIANRGEIALRVIRACKELGIKSILAYSEGDRDSLPVKEADQAVCIGPANAAKSYNSPELIVSAAMAFKADAIHPGYGFLSEKSDFVKMVEDENIGFVGPSSEHIRRMGDKIEAKKIAQAAGVPTVPGSDGVVTEFEEALDVAKQTGFPLLIKAAAGGGGRGMRVVESEATLEKDLNEIMNEAQSAFNDSSVYIERFLTDIRHIEIQVLADGENAIALGERDCTSQRRNQKLIEEAPSPAIDDELRAGLQEAAINLCKEVGYKNAGTVEFVFDNIERKYYFIEMNTRIQVEHPVTEMITGVDLIQEQLRIASGQKLRLTQDDIQIRGHAIECRINAEDPNENFAPRPGKIEHYRTPGGFGVRMDTHIETGYTIPPFYDSMVGKLICWADTREDAIERTLRALGELKVDGVVTTAPFQAQLINSEKFRSGEFNTGYVAKMLENMDTIPTDE; from the coding sequence ATGGCTGAATCTGAAAAGCTGCTGGACAGCGTCCTCATTGCCAACCGCGGCGAGATCGCGCTGCGCGTCATCCGCGCCTGCAAGGAGCTCGGCATCAAGAGCATCCTCGCTTACTCGGAAGGCGACCGCGACTCCCTGCCGGTCAAGGAAGCCGACCAGGCCGTGTGCATCGGCCCTGCCAACGCCGCGAAGAGCTACAACAGCCCCGAGCTGATTGTCTCCGCCGCGATGGCGTTCAAGGCCGACGCCATCCACCCCGGATACGGCTTCCTCTCCGAGAAGTCCGACTTTGTCAAAATGGTCGAGGACGAAAACATCGGTTTCGTCGGCCCCTCGTCGGAGCACATCCGCCGCATGGGCGACAAGATCGAGGCGAAGAAGATCGCGCAGGCCGCCGGCGTGCCCACGGTGCCCGGCTCAGATGGCGTGGTCACTGAGTTCGAGGAAGCTTTGGACGTCGCTAAGCAAACTGGCTTCCCGCTTCTGATTAAGGCCGCCGCTGGCGGCGGTGGCCGCGGCATGCGAGTGGTGGAGTCCGAGGCAACGCTGGAAAAAGACCTCAACGAGATCATGAACGAGGCGCAGTCCGCGTTCAACGACTCGTCGGTCTACATCGAGCGCTTCCTCACCGACATCCGCCACATTGAAATCCAGGTGCTGGCGGACGGCGAGAACGCCATCGCTCTCGGCGAGCGCGACTGCACCTCGCAGCGCCGCAACCAGAAGCTCATTGAGGAAGCACCCTCGCCCGCGATTGACGACGAACTTCGCGCCGGCCTCCAGGAAGCCGCCATCAACCTCTGCAAAGAGGTGGGCTACAAAAACGCCGGCACCGTCGAGTTCGTCTTCGACAACATCGAGCGCAAGTACTACTTCATCGAGATGAACACGCGCATCCAGGTGGAGCACCCGGTTACCGAGATGATCACCGGCGTGGACCTGATCCAGGAGCAGCTGCGCATCGCCTCCGGGCAGAAGCTGCGCCTGACCCAGGACGACATTCAGATCCGCGGGCATGCCATCGAGTGCCGTATCAATGCTGAGGACCCGAACGAAAACTTCGCTCCGCGCCCCGGCAAGATCGAGCACTACCGCACCCCGGGCGGCTTCGGTGTGCGCATGGACACCCACATCGAGACCGGCTACACCATCCCGCCGTTCTACGACTCCATGGTGGGCAAGCTCATCTGCTGGGCGGACACCCGCGAGGATGCCATCGAGCGCACTTTGCGCGCGCTCGGCGAGCTGAAGGTCGACGGCGTGGTCACCACCGCGCCGTTCCAGGCCCAGCTGATCAACAGCGAGAAGTTCCGCTCCGGCGAGTTCAACACCGGCTACGTAGCCAAGATGCTGGAGAACATGGACACGATCCCGACGGACGAGTAG
- a CDS encoding DMT family transporter encodes MLLLMAMLVGAIVPVQTAINTRLRQSVGSPIGATFVSFIIAVVVASIIAWGASGALLRNLSTAAAQPWWAWLGGFMGVMFIAGNIVLFPKLGPVQTVILPILGQVLMGLLIDRFGLFQSPQVAVGPLRLLGALIVVGGIAMVLEIGRTRTVQGTADGAALWALRAFGVVMGMGSATQTAVNGHLGRALGSSLQAGQISLVVGLALLAAMSVLLSGPRRALATGIAPGPWWMWLGGMLGAFFVFGGAALSPILGTGTTVIAALVGNIICGQVLESLGVGTGGHRSVPTPYRLTGLAIVLAGVVMVRML; translated from the coding sequence ATGTTGCTGCTCATGGCCATGCTTGTGGGCGCGATCGTGCCCGTCCAGACCGCGATTAACACCCGGCTGCGGCAAAGCGTCGGCTCGCCGATCGGCGCGACGTTTGTGTCCTTCATCATTGCGGTGGTGGTCGCCTCCATCATCGCCTGGGGGGCCAGCGGGGCACTGCTGCGAAACTTATCGACGGCTGCCGCGCAGCCGTGGTGGGCATGGCTCGGCGGGTTCATGGGCGTGATGTTCATCGCCGGCAACATCGTCCTGTTCCCCAAACTCGGCCCGGTGCAGACCGTGATCCTGCCGATTCTGGGCCAGGTGCTGATGGGACTTCTGATCGACCGGTTCGGGCTGTTTCAATCCCCGCAGGTTGCCGTGGGGCCCCTGCGTCTTCTGGGCGCGCTCATCGTGGTCGGCGGCATTGCGATGGTGCTGGAGATCGGACGCACACGAACCGTCCAGGGCACTGCCGATGGCGCCGCGCTGTGGGCGCTGCGCGCGTTCGGCGTGGTCATGGGCATGGGTTCGGCCACCCAAACCGCAGTTAATGGCCACCTCGGCCGCGCGCTGGGCAGCTCGCTGCAGGCCGGCCAAATCTCCCTCGTGGTCGGCCTTGCGCTGCTGGCGGCCATGTCCGTGCTGCTGTCCGGGCCGCGCCGGGCGCTGGCCACTGGTATCGCGCCGGGGCCGTGGTGGATGTGGCTCGGCGGCATGCTCGGCGCGTTTTTCGTGTTCGGCGGCGCGGCTCTGTCGCCGATCCTTGGCACCGGCACCACCGTGATTGCGGCCCTGGTGGGCAACATCATTTGCGGCCAGGTGCTCGAGTCCCTCGGCGTGGGCACCGGCGGGCACCGCAGCGTTCCCACGCCCTACCGCCTCACCGGGCTGGCCATTGTATTGGCGGGCGTGGTGATGGTGCGGATGCTTTAG